The stretch of DNA GTTTTCTTATCACCATAGTGGAATGGGGACTGGTGATCTTCGCCGTTGTTCATATCGTGATCGGGATGTGGCTCTTCGTGGAGAATCTTAGGGCCCGTCCCGTCAGGTATGTTATGAAGAAGAGCGCCGGGGGAAGGAGCATTGGTTCGGCGACCGCACCATATACTGGAATTTTACTCCTGGTTTTCCTGATCATTCACCTGCTGGCCTTTCGTTTCGTGGATAAAACACGAATCGACGACTTCACCATCCTGACCCAGACCTTCACCCAGATCGGCTATGTGCTCTTCTATATCATCGGTGTTATCATCGCCGCTGTTCACGTAAGTCACGGCTTCTGGAGCGGATTTCAGACCCTGGGGCTCAACCATCCGAAGTATATGCCCATTATTCGGACTGTCGGCATCCTGTTCAGTTTCGCTCTGGGAATCGGCTTCGGATCCATTCCAATCTACCTGATGATTACATTATAAGGGGGCAAAAATGCAATTGGACTCCAAGGTCCCGGCGGGTCCCCTGGAGAAGAAGTGGGATCGACACCGTTTCGAATTGAAACTCATCAACCCGGCCAACAAGCGGAAATTCGATATCATCGTGGTGGGCACCGGCCTTGCGGGGGCTTCAGCCTCCGCTACCCTCGCTGAACTCGGATACAACGTGAAAACTTTCTGTATCCAGGACAGTCCCCGGCGGGCCCACAGCATCGCTGCACAAGGCGGAATCAACGCCGCCAAGAATTACCCTGGAGACGGTGACAGTATCTGGCGTCTCTTCTATGACACCATCAAGGGGGGAGACTTCCGGGCCCGCGAGGCCAACGTTTACCGGCTGGCCCAGATCAGCAACCACATCATTGATCAATGCGTGGCCCAGGGGGTTCCCTTCGCCCGTGAATACGGTGGGCTTCTGGCCAACCGCTCCTTCGGGGGCGCCCAGGTCTCCAGGACCTTTTACGCCAGGGGCCAGACCGGACAACAACTACTCCTGGGGGCATACGGGGCCTTGATGAGACAAGTCCACGCAGGAAAGGTCCAATTGTTTCCCAGGCACGAAATGCTGGACCTGGTGCTCGTCGACGGGAATGCCCGTGGAATCGTGACCAGGGACCTGATCTCCGGCAGGGTGGAGAGCCATGCCGCCCATGCCGTGGTCCTGGCCACGGGAGGTTACGGGAACATCTATTTTTTGTCCACCAACGGAAACAGCGGCAACGTGACGGCCACTTGGCGGGCTTA from Deltaproteobacteria bacterium encodes:
- a CDS encoding succinate dehydrogenase cytochrome b subunit, whose translation is MIWIFRTLSSSIGKKLLMAVTGLCFCGFLAVHLLGNLTVYGGKSTFLSYVEHLHSLGFLITIVEWGLVIFAVVHIVIGMWLFVENLRARPVRYVMKKSAGGRSIGSATAPYTGILLLVFLIIHLLAFRFVDKTRIDDFTILTQTFTQIGYVLFYIIGVIIAAVHVSHGFWSGFQTLGLNHPKYMPIIRTVGILFSFALGIGFGSIPIYLMITL